In a single window of the Sander lucioperca isolate FBNREF2018 chromosome 19, SLUC_FBN_1.2, whole genome shotgun sequence genome:
- the knl1 gene encoding kinetochore scaffold 1 isoform X5, producing MEPLDPAKNDEGSGFTKRRISSILKAPQRSSMKFSDPVQQENVVECAKPVEKRNSRRVSFAPANNVLLFSKDGKNASPAKNPLQELITTTAAATKNRVQVAVTEDGIQQITGMETLLNAPLHASQQGQKVNFDTAGDLGEKTVIFSTDDEFMDMTHSHTINIAGDAELLPDISLQNYDPLPSRRVKTEMFTVNNGSMARNISSSVPSLDPEFEKFLASHSKQSGPSSSPVITRTKPASGAPSEEANRSLAQIKTQRANVDKENQAPTSVSAVVEKSLNTSRKIGELSYGSALCPEDDLSMDVTKAKTDSMLGFTDDDPFQCLFPTQEMYSRFDNRVSQTAEKTKQPQRSSKTLASFNPKDMTSLKNPGVHASHQRHKANLDTEDDYKEKTIMFSAGDEFMNMTQSHTVNIASSLLPPPNQNTRGKMDNASSLEERKRETCGAPGSSANALDPGFEDFLSSLSKPGASSGNPAIARTVPSAAASSKETVDTNSSLSQLQSNVGKGSQSLITSRIFEKSINGGTICPENDVSMDMTEAQTGRIIGLSASDDPFQFLFPTQDMYPHCEGLKKQEMTSGQKNSKALRSSNRAGMETALKPSLKTKVQRNPVKFDTEDDCREKPERISAYDACMDVTQSHTVNIVTGFELQSFQNVDVMPICGEKTFRLTTDDTSMDMTKCLTVNIAESVLPVKKQEDETCGLPRNRSSSARGVDPSFNKSLSKPSGPSVNPAVERMTPTAAQHGMGDSSNGRTICPEDDVNMTEAQTGRILGLPDTDDTPRCLFPTQDIYPQSGSLKKAQMTSRQQHNETLGTFRKGMDTSLVQRNQVKFDADDDCREKTVKFTADDASMDVTRSHTVNIATDLKLQSHQNLDFSPAFGEKTMRFNTTDAAMDVTRSHTVNIATDLKLQSHQYVDSLPAFGEKTMRFNTTDAAMDVTRSHTVNIATDLKLQSHQYVDSLPAFGEKTMRFNTTDAAMDVTRSHTVNIATDFEPQSHQDVDILPAGGEKTMRFADNDAAMDVTQCLTVNIASNSVSDSLLPRRDSNILFTHKDVDFPLSAKKTHRPRGNQSSSAHALDPGFKNSLSRKSGPWVRAVAPAAPSPQETPDTDGLLDQLKIQKPDVDTEKVALPFVSAVLEKSVNKTMTEGPEHDVSMNMTEAQTGGILEQTYTGEPPQCLSSTQDFNPDHLKKTEATPQQRNEALGSSNPGRVEIPNLPDSPDSNETGTSKEPKSKNLTCSLSQKMVNSPSAVDHDVDTAPSRKSRRMSLADIKSKVRRLSHMVSTAPDTIAMDSHTAPLPHLERDMDKTSNDKTKSLPVTEPQLEMGLVNTEENTQAQCVLQGEQPSATTTPFNLKTKQLMSRLSVGIFKAKLPQKRKPDDPKKGNSVDKHQRTVAVNVTNQLSNFVDDMSDIYNEELDSYEDMSETLDIMSPQNATEKVSASQEFDMDELLEKDVSEKDFISPVSGKKRPVPADENNVEDEKRLKVSTDVEMGFQPHVVECDSNATTVPSMTTQTTDYSNSSHTASIRCEATLESTYKQSLFESQLEDYANDVQRKLDDDTITLLEFFQLFNIDFVIHNPRQSILPGRLLSDTDRTPMDLLKDRHINRPKQMVYETDVLNLTEMVEGLKERMRDLDKPLKIVNRPLWEEVRNYSEKELKSFGAKLKERHNLFRKLSKVQSHEMKEVLYSNLVQANLKEQQRPRGMIEEADGMIKSLDDCIRELETELIAVEEKGFEDQPSLKSRQEEIQKVTEALEDNNRQISELEMQKKQTSNKLSRLKVETSNLESHVTALHMVNEWKFGEKKDNCSVYTFLYETLILQLVYEKSNGNDAANRSERKISHITLSLQLDDEKSLGNARLVHKLLSQYIEGETDWVEKYPTSRHVPQLLHDVSLVVSRCRLLGEELRRLKTWGSVRLNILNMSCVDTQVHFVFSSLKTFSQFEVIFSVSLIGQPYALQLQSFKNMIGNTTIQQIEEIVSSFSPSKNLLTKIVKKINENLLY from the exons CAGCGGCAGCCACAAAAAATAG GGTCCAGGTGGCCGTCACTGAAGATGGGATTCAACAAATTACAG GAATGGAAACCCTATTGAATGCTCCTCTACATGCTTCTCAACAAGGGCAAAAG GTCAACTTTGATACTGCGGGTGACTTAGGGGAAAAAACTGTGATATTTTCTACAGATGATGAATTCATGGACATGACCCACAGTCACACAATAAACATTGCCGGTGATGCAGAATTACTTCCAGATATTTCCCTCCAGAACTATGACCCTTTACCCTCTAGAAGAGTGAAAACGGAGATGTTCACCGTGAATAATGGATCCATGGCGAGAAACATATCCTCATCAGTGCCTTCTTTGGATCCTGAATTTGAAAAATTCCTTGCAAGTCACTCGAAACAAAGTGGCCCCAGCTCTAGTCCGGTCATCACCAGAACAAAGCCTGCTTCTGGCGCACCCTCTGAAGAAGCAAACCGCTCTCTGGCCCAGATTAAAACACAAAGGGCTAATGTGGATAAAGAAAATCAGGCTCCAACTTCAGTTTCAGCTGTGGTGGAGAAGTCCCTTAATACATCCAGGAAGATTGGTGAATTATCTTATGGAAGTGCACTCTGTCCAGAAGATGATTTAAGCATGGATGTGACTAAAGCTAAGACAGACAGCATGCTGGGATTCACTGATGATGATCCCTTTCAGTGTCTTTTTCCCACACAAGAAATGTACTCCCGCTTTGACAACAGAGTGTCACAGACAGCAGAGAAGACCAAACAACCGCAGAGAAGCAGTAAAACACTGGCATCATTCAACCCTAAAG ATATGACATCCTTGAAGAATCCGGGTGTACATGCTTCTCATCAAAGACACAAG GCCAACCTTGATACAGAAGATGATTACAAAGAGAAAACAATAATGTTCTCTGCAGGTGATGAGTTTATGAATATGACTCAGAGTCACACGGTAAACATTGCCAGTAGTTTATTACCACCTCCGAACCAAAACACTCGTGGAAAAATGGACAATGCTTCATCTCTGGAGGAGAGAAAGCGCGAGACCTGTGGTGCGCCTGGCTCGTCGGCTAATGCTTTGGATCCAGGATTTGAAGACTTCCTTTCAAGTCTCTCTAAACCAGGCGCCTCCAGTGGTAATCCTGCGATTGCCAGAACGGTACCTTCTGCTGCAGCATCCTCTAAGGAAACCGTTGACACAAACAGCTCCCTGTCCCAGCTTCAAAGTAATGTTGGGAAAGGAAGTCAGTCCCTCATTACATCCAGGATCTTTGAAAAATCCATTAATGGAGGTACAATCTGTCCTGAAAACGATGTGAGCATGGATATGACTGAAGCTCAGACGGGCCGCATAATAGGGCTCAGCGCCTCAGATGATCCTTTCCAGTTTCTTTTTCCCACACAAGACATGTACCCCCACTGTGAAGGTCTGAAGAAACAAGAGATGACCTCAGGACAGAAGAACAGCAAAGCGCTGAGGTCATCTAACCGTGCGG GTATGGAAACTGCATTGAAGCCATCTTTGAAGACAAAGGTGCAAAGAAATCCG gtcaaatttgatacggaagatgactgcagagagaaaCCTGAGAGGATTTCTGCATATGATGCATGTATGGatgtgacacaaagtcacactGTAAACATTGTCACTGGTTTCGAGCTGCAGTCGTTTCAAAATGTGGATGTTATGCCTATATGTGGAGAGAAAACCTTTAGGCTCACTACAGATGATACCTCTATGGATATGACCAAGTGCCTCACTGTAAATATTGCGGAATCAGTTCTTCCTGTGAAGAAACAAGAAGATGAGACATGTGGTCTGCCTAGAAACAGATCTTCATCAGCACGCGGTGTGGATCCAAGCTTTAATAAGAGCCTCTCAAAACCAAGTGGGCCCAGTGTCAATCCTGCGGTCGAAAGGATGACGCCTACAGCTGCACAACACGGCATGGGAGACTCATCGAATGGAAGGACAATCTGTCCAGAAGATGATGTAAACATGACTGAAGCTCAAACGGGCCGCATTTTAGGACTCCCAGATACAGATGATACTCCTCGGTGTCTTTTCCCCACACAAGACATTTACCCCCAAAGTGGCAGTTTGAAGAAAGCACAGATGACTTCACGACAGCAGCACAATGAAACACTGGGAACATTCCGTAAAG GTATGGATACCTCGTTGGTGCAAAGAAATCAG GTCAAGTTTGATGCTGATGACGactgcagagagaaaacagTGAAGTTTACTGCTGACGATGCCT CTATGGATGTGACAAGAAGTcacactgtaaacattgccACCGATTTAAAATTGCAGTCACACCAAAATCTGGACTTTTCCCCTGCTTTTGGAGAGAAGACCATGAGATTCAATACAACTGATGCAGCGATGGATGTGACAAGAAGTcacactgtaaacattgccACTGATTTAAAATTGCAGTCACACCAATATGTGGACTCCTTACCTGCTTTTGGAGAGAAGACCATGAGATTCAACACAACTGATGCAGCTATGGATGTGACAAGAAGTcacactgtaaac attgccACCGATTTAAAATTGCAGTCACACCAATATGTGGACTCCTTACCTGCTTTTGGAGAGAAGACCATGAGATTCAACACAACTGATGCAGCTATGGATGTGACAAGAAGTcacactgtaaacattgccACCGATTTCGAACCACAGTCACACCAAGATGTGGACATTTTACCTGCTGGTGGAGAGAAGACAATGAGGTTCGCTGACAATGATGCAGCTATGGATGTGACCCAATGTCTCACTGTAAATATTGCCAGCAATTCAGTATCAGATTCACTTCTTCCACGCCGAGATTCTAATATTTTATTCACCCATAAAGACGTGGATTTTCCTTTATCTGCAAAGAAGACGCATCGTCCGCGCGGAAACCAATCTTCATCCGCACACGCTTTGGATCCAGGGTTTAAAAACTCCCTGTCTAGGAAGAGTGGCCCCTGGGTTAGAGCAGTGGCTCCTGCTGCACCGTCCCCTCAAGAAACTCCAGACACAGATGGCTTACTGGACCAACTTAAAATACAGAAGCCTGATGTGGATACTGAAAAGGTAGCTTTACCTTTTGTTTCAGCTGTCTTGGAGAAGTCAGTGAATAAAACCATGACAGAAGGTCCAGAGCACGATGTAAGCATGAATATGACTGAAGCTCAAACAGGCGGCATTTTGGAACAAACGTATACAGGTGAGCCACCTCAGTGCCTTTCTTCCACACAGGACTTCAATCCTGACCATTTGAAGAAAACCGAGGCAACTCCACAACAGAGAAATGAAGCACTGGGATCCTCCAACCCTGGCCGGGTGGAAATCCCAAACCTTCCCGATTCTCCTGACTCAAATGAAACTGGCACCAGTAAGGAACCCAAATCAAAAAATCTAACTTGTAGTTTATCACAGAAAATGGTGAATTCACCCTCTGCTGTTGACCATGATGTTGATACAGCGCCTTCACGGAAGTCCAGACGGATGAGTTTAGCCGATATTAAGTCAAAAGTAAGGCGTTTGAGTCACATGGTGAGTACAGCTCCTGATACTATTGCCATGGACAGCCACACAGCACCCTTGCCTCACCTGGAACGGGACATGGACAAAACCTCAAACGACAAAACCAAATCCCTACCTGTAACAGAGCCTCAACTTGAGATGGGTTTGGTAAACACAGAAGAAAATACACAAGCTCAATGTGTTCTGCAAGGAGAACAACCCTCTGCTACCACAACTCCTTTCAACTTGAAGACTAAACAACTTATGTCAAGACTCTCGGTGGGAATATTTAAGGCAAAACTCCCCCAAAAAAGAAAACCGGATGATCCAAAGAAGGGGAATTCTGTGGACAAACATCAAAGGACAGTCGCTGTCAATGTTACTAATCAACTGAGCAACTTTGTCGATGATATGAGCGATATTTACAATGAAGAGCTTGATAGCTATGAAGATATGTCTGAAACCCTGGACATAATGAGTCCTCAGAATGCCACTGAAAAAGTGAGTGCTTCCCAAGAGTTCGACATGGATGAGCTTTTAGAGAAAGATGTATCTGAAAAGGACTTTATTAGTCCCGTCAGTGGAAAAAAGAGACCTGTGCCAGCAGATGAAAATAATGTGGAGGATGAGAAGAGACTGAAAGTATCCACTGATGTTGAAATG GGATTTCAGCCTCATGTTGTGGAGTGTGACAGCAACGCTACTACAGTTCCAAGCATGACTACACAGACCACAGATTACTCCAACAGCAGTCACACAGCCAGCATCAGATGTGAAGCTACATTGGAATCAA CTTACAAACAAAGCCTGTTTGAATCCCAGCTAGAAGACTACGCCAATGATGTTCAGAGG AAACTCGATGATGACACTATTACATTGTTAGAGTTCTTTCAACTCTTCAACATAGACTTTGTCATCCATAATCCTCGGCAAAGCATCCTTCCTGGCAGA cTTTTGTCAGACACAGATCGCACACCAATGGATTTATTGAAAGACAGGCACATCAACCGTCCTAAACAGATGGTGTATGAGACAGATGTCCTCAACCTTACAGAGATGGTGGAGGG GTTGAAGGAGCGAATGCGGGACCTAGACAAACCACTGAAGATTGTGAATAGACCTTTGTGGGAAGAAGTGAGAAATTATTCAGAGAAGGAG CTCAAATCTTTTGGTGCCAAACTAAAAGAGAGACATAACCTGTTCAGAAAGTTGAGCAAAGTTCAGTCGCATGAAATGAAGGAGGTGTTGTACTCCAATCTTGTGCAGGCTAATCTG AAGGAGCAACAGAGGCCGAGAGGAATGATCGAGGAAGCAGATGGGATGATAAAAAGCTTGGACGACTGTATTCGTGAATTAGAAACCG AACTTATTGCAGTTGAAGAAAAAGGCTTCGAAGACCAACCAAGTCTGAAATCACGTCAGGAAG aaATACAAAAAGTCACAGAGGCTTTGGAGGATAATAACCG ACAAATATCCGAACTGGAGATGCAGAAGAAGCAGACTTCAAATAAACTGAGCAGGCTGAAAGTGGAGACGAGCAACCTTGAGAGCCACGTCACCGCGCTGCATAT GGTGAATGAATGGAAGTTTGGGGAGAAGAAAGACAACTGCAGTGTCTACACTTTCCTCTATGAGACCTTGATTCTACAGTTGGTGTATGAAAAATCCAATG gaaATGATGCTGCTAATCGGTCTGAGAGGAAAATATCGCACATCACATTGAGTCTTCAACTTGACG ATGAAAAGTCGCTGGGTAATGCCCGCcttgttcacaaactgctctctCAGTACATCGAGGGAGAAACTGACTGGGTGGAGAAATATCCAACGAGCAGACATGTTCCCCAG CTGCTCCATGACGTGAGCCTGGTGGTGAGTCGCTGTCGTCTGCTGGGAGAGGAGTTGCGTCGGCTGAAAACGTGGGGAAGTGTGAGGCTCAACATTCTCAACATGAGCTGTGTGGACACTCA agTGCACTTTGTCTTCAGCAGTCTCAAGACATTTTCCCAGTTTGAGGTGATCTTCTCTGTCAG